A genomic window from Rattus norvegicus strain BN/NHsdMcwi chromosome 9, GRCr8, whole genome shotgun sequence includes:
- the Aars2 gene encoding alanine--tRNA ligase, mitochondrial translates to MAASVAAAAGRLRRAIGRSCPWQRFSTEPHPPHGAAVRDAFLSFFRDRHGHRLVPSASVRPRGDPSLLFVNAGMNQFKPIFLGTVDPRSEMAGFRRVANSQKCVRAGGRHNDLEDVGRDLSHHTFFEMLGNWAFGGEYFKKEACSMAWELLTQVYGIPEDRLWVSYFSGDSKTGLDPDLETRDIWLSLGVPASRVLSFGLQENFWEMGDTGPCGPCTEIHYDLAGGMGPPQLVELWNLVFMQHYREADGSLHLLPQQHVDTGMGLERLVAVLQGKHSTYDTDLFSPLLDAIHQSCRVPPYSGRVGAADEGRIDTAYRVVADHIRTLSVCIADGVSPGMSGAPLVLRRILRRAVRYSTEVLQAPPGFLGNLVPVVVATLGAAYPELQKNSVKVLIWEIANLVSEDEAAFLASLQRGRRIIDRTVKRLGPSDLFPAEVAWSLSLSGNLGIPLDLVQLMLEEKGVKLDTAGLEQLAQKEAQHRAQQAEAAQEEGLCLDVHALEELHRQGIPTTDDSPKYNYSLRPNGDYEFGLCEAQVLQLYSETGTAVASVGEGQRCGLLLDRTNFYAEQGGQASDRGYLIRTGQQDVLFPVARAQVCGGFILHEAMAPECLQVGDRVQLYVDKAWRMGCMVKHTATHLLNWALRQTLGPTTEQRGSHLNPERLRFDVATQTPLTTEQLRTVESYVQEAVGQDKPVYMEEVPLAHTARIPGLRSLDEVYPDPVRVVSVGVPVAQALAPASQAALQTSVELCCGTHLLSTGAVGDLVIIGDRQLVKGITRLLAITGEQAQQAREVGQSLSQEVEVASERLSRGSRDLLEAHRLSKDIGRLIEFTESAVIPQWQRQEQQTTLKMLQRRANTAIRKLEKSQATEKSQELLKRHSEGPLIVDTVSAQSLSVLVKVVRQLCKQAPSMSVLLLSPQPTGSVLCACQVAQGATPTFTAEAWALAVCSHMGGKAWGSPVIAQGTGHTADLEAALRTARAYALNQL, encoded by the exons ATGGCGGCGTCAGTGGCTGCTGCGGCCGGGAGGCTGCGGCGAGCCATTGGGAGGTCGTGCCCATGGCAGCGGTTCTCAACCGAGCCCCACCCACCCCACGGAGCGGCCGTGCGGGACGCCTTCCTGAGCTTCTTCCGAGATCGCCACGGCCACCGGCTCGTGCCCTCCGCTTCCGTGAGGCCGCGCGGCGACCCCAGCCTGCTTTTCGTCAACGCAGGCATGAACCAG TTCAAGCCCATCTTCCTGGGCACGGTGGATCCACGAAGCGAGATGGCAGGCTTCCGACGAGTAGCTAACAGCCAGAAATGTGTCAGGGCTGGAGGACGCCATAACGACCTGGAAGATGTGGGCCGTGATCTCTCTCATCATACTTTTTTTGAGATGCTTGGCAACTGGGCTTTTGGGGGTGAATATTTTAAG AAAGAAGCATGTAGCATGGCCTGGGAACTGCTGACTCAAGTCTATGGGATCCCTGAGGACAGGTTATGGGTCTCCTATTTCAGTGGTGACTCCAAGACAGGGTTGGACCCAGACCTGGAGACCAGAGACATCTGGCTCAGCTTGGG GGTACCTGCCAGCCGTGTGCTCTCGTTCGGACTGcaagagaacttctgggagatGGGAGACACCGGACCTTGTGGGCCTTGTACCGAGATCCATTACGATCTGGCTGGTGGAATGGGACCCCCCCAGCTGGTTGAGCTATGGAATCTGGTCTTCATGCAACACTACAG AGAGGCAGACGGAAGCCTGCATCTGCTGCCACAGCAACATGTGGACACAGGAATGGGCCTGGAAAGACTGGTGGCTGTACTGCAGGGCAAGCATTCCACCTACGACACCGACCTCTTTTCTCCACTGCTTGATGCTATACACCAG AGCTGCAGGGTTCCCCCGTACTCTGGCCGCGTAGGGGCAGCGGATGAGGGACGAATAGACACAGCGTACCGAGTTGTAGCTGATCACATCCGCACGCTCAGTGTCTGCATTGCTGATGGCGTCTCCCCGGGGATGTCAGGCGCCCC GCTAGTTCTTCGTCGGATTCTCCGTCGAGCTGTGCGCTATTCCACAGAGGTCTTGCAGGCACCACCTGGCTTTCTGGGCAACCTGGTACCAGTGGTGGTGGCGACATTG GGAGCTGCTTACCCAGAACTTCAGAAGAACTCAGTCAAGGTATTGATCTGGGAG ATAGCCAACCTGGTGTCAGAGGATGAGGCAGCCTTCCTGGCCTCCCTGCAGAGAGGCCGTCGGATCATTGATCGCACCGTTAAGCGCTTGGGCCCTTCTGATTTGTTCCCTG CCGAAGTGGCCTGGTCACTGTCACTGTCTGGGAATCTGGGGATCCCCCTGGACCTGGTGCAGCTAATGTTGGAGGAGAAGGGGGTGAAGCTGGACACTGCGGGCCTGGAGCAGCTAGCCCAGAAGGAAGCCCAG CACCGGgcccagcaggcagaggcagctcAGGAGGAGGGATTGTGTCTTGATGTCCACGCACTGGAGGAGCTGCACCGTCAAGGCATACCCACAACTGATGACAGCCCCAAATATAACTACTCTCTTCGCCCCAATGGGGATTATG AGTTTGGCCTCTGTGAGGCCCAGGTATTACAGCTGTATTCAGAGACTGGGACAGCTGTGGCCTCCGTGGGAGAAGGCCAGCGCTGTGGCCTCCTATTGGACAGAACCAACTTCTATGCTGAACAAGGGGGTCAGGCTTCGGACCGAGGCTACCTCATTCGTACAGGGCAGCAG GATGTGTTGTTCCCTGTGGCCCGGGCTCAGGTCTGTGGAGGCTTCATCCTGCATGAGGCCATGGCTCCCGAGTGCTTACAAGTCGGGGACCGAGTGCAGCTCTATGTGGATAAG GCCTGGCGAATGGGATGCATGGTGAAGCACACAGCCACCCACCTGCTGAACTGGGCACTTCGGCAGACGCTCGGACCAACCACCGAACAGCGGGGCTCCCATCTCAACCCGGAGCGGCTGCGCTTTGATGTGGCCACGCAG ACCCCACTGACCACAGAGCAGCTACGGACAGTAGAGAGCTACGTGCAGGAAGCTGTGGGGCAGGATAAGCCTGTATACATGGAGGAAGTGCCCCTGGCACACACTGCCCGTATCCCCGGCCTTCGCTCACTGGATGAG GTGTACCCAGACCCCGTTCGGGTCGTGTCAGTGGGGGTTCCTGTGGCCCAGGCACTGGCACCAGCCTCCCAAGCTGCACTGCAGACTTCGGTGGAGCTGTGCTGCGGGAC GCACCTGCTAAGTACTGGGGCTGTGGGAGACCTGGTGATTATTGGGGATCGCCAGCTGGTCAAAGGCATCACTCGCCTACTGGCCATCACCGGGGAGCAGGCCCAACAG GCCCGAGAGGTGGGCCAGAGCCTGTCGCAGGAGGTGGAAGTGGCAAGCGAACGGCTAAGTCGGGGCAGCCGGGACCTGCTGGAGGCTCACCGGCTATCTAAGGACATAGGACGTCTCATTGAG TTCACAGAGTCTGCTGTGATACCTCAGTGGCAGCGGCAGGAGCAGCAGACCACACTGAAGATGCTACAGCGCCGTGCCAACACCGCCATCCGGAAACTGGAGAAGAGCCAG GCTACGGAGAAATCCCAGGAGCTGTTGAAACGGCACTCGGAGGGGCCTCTGATTGTGGACACTGTCTCCGCCCAGTCCCTCTCG GTGCTGGTAAAGGTCGTGCGGCAGCTGTGCAAACAGGCCCCCAGCATGTCCGTGCTGCTGCTCAGCCCCCAGCCCACTGGCAGTGTCCTGTGTGCCTGCCAGGTGGCCCAG GGTGCCACACCTACCTTCACAGCTGAGGCCTGGGCCCTAGCTGTGTGCAGCCACATGGGAGGCAAGGCTTGGGGCTCTCCAGTGATAGCCCAGGGTACTGGACACACTGCTGACCTGGAGGCTGCCCTCAGGACAGCCCGAGCTTATGCACTCAACCAGCTCTGA
- the Aars2 gene encoding alanine--tRNA ligase, mitochondrial isoform X1, giving the protein MAASVAAAAGRLRRAIGRSCPWQRFSTEPHPPHGAAVRDAFLSFFRDRHGHRLVPSASVRPRGDPSLLFVNAGMNQFKPIFLGTVDPRSEMAGFRRVANSQKCVRAGGRHNDLEDVGRDLSHHTFFEMLGNWAFGGEYFKKEACSMAWELLTQVYGIPEDRLWVSYFSGDSKTGLDPDLETRDIWLSLGVPASRVLSFGLQENFWEMGDTGPCGPCTEIHYDLAGGMGPPQLVELWNLVFMQHYREADGSLHLLPQQHVDTGMGLERLVAVLQGKHSTYDTDLFSPLLDAIHQSCRVPPYSGRVGAADEGRIDTAYRVVADHIRTLSVCIADGVSPGMSGAPLVLRRILRRAVRYSTEVLQAPPGFLGNLVPVVVATLGAAYPELQKNSVKIANLVSEDEAAFLASLQRGRRIIDRTVKRLGPSDLFPAEVAWSLSLSGNLGIPLDLVQLMLEEKGVKLDTAGLEQLAQKEAQHRAQQAEAAQEEGLCLDVHALEELHRQGIPTTDDSPKYNYSLRPNGDYEFGLCEAQVLQLYSETGTAVASVGEGQRCGLLLDRTNFYAEQGGQASDRGYLIRTGQQDVLFPVARAQVCGGFILHEAMAPECLQVGDRVQLYVDKAWRMGCMVKHTATHLLNWALRQTLGPTTEQRGSHLNPERLRFDVATQTPLTTEQLRTVESYVQEAVGQDKPVYMEEVPLAHTARIPGLRSLDEVYPDPVRVVSVGVPVAQALAPASQAALQTSVELCCGTHLLSTGAVGDLVIIGDRQLVKGITRLLAITGEQAQQAREVGQSLSQEVEVASERLSRGSRDLLEAHRLSKDIGRLIEFTESAVIPQWQRQEQQTTLKMLQRRANTAIRKLEKSQQPRGPCDRIEEPRQSQKATDATQESSRTRQSPAHHLSSELMAFMERASMGGRGLSGWVSVQKWNIQLRPLCCSSAPQATEKSQELLKRHSEGPLIVDTVSAQSLSVLVKVVRQLCKQAPSMSVLLLSPQPTGSVLCACQVAQGATPTFTAEAWALAVCSHMGGKAWGSPVIAQGTGHTADLEAALRTARAYALNQL; this is encoded by the exons ATGGCGGCGTCAGTGGCTGCTGCGGCCGGGAGGCTGCGGCGAGCCATTGGGAGGTCGTGCCCATGGCAGCGGTTCTCAACCGAGCCCCACCCACCCCACGGAGCGGCCGTGCGGGACGCCTTCCTGAGCTTCTTCCGAGATCGCCACGGCCACCGGCTCGTGCCCTCCGCTTCCGTGAGGCCGCGCGGCGACCCCAGCCTGCTTTTCGTCAACGCAGGCATGAACCAG TTCAAGCCCATCTTCCTGGGCACGGTGGATCCACGAAGCGAGATGGCAGGCTTCCGACGAGTAGCTAACAGCCAGAAATGTGTCAGGGCTGGAGGACGCCATAACGACCTGGAAGATGTGGGCCGTGATCTCTCTCATCATACTTTTTTTGAGATGCTTGGCAACTGGGCTTTTGGGGGTGAATATTTTAAG AAAGAAGCATGTAGCATGGCCTGGGAACTGCTGACTCAAGTCTATGGGATCCCTGAGGACAGGTTATGGGTCTCCTATTTCAGTGGTGACTCCAAGACAGGGTTGGACCCAGACCTGGAGACCAGAGACATCTGGCTCAGCTTGGG GGTACCTGCCAGCCGTGTGCTCTCGTTCGGACTGcaagagaacttctgggagatGGGAGACACCGGACCTTGTGGGCCTTGTACCGAGATCCATTACGATCTGGCTGGTGGAATGGGACCCCCCCAGCTGGTTGAGCTATGGAATCTGGTCTTCATGCAACACTACAG AGAGGCAGACGGAAGCCTGCATCTGCTGCCACAGCAACATGTGGACACAGGAATGGGCCTGGAAAGACTGGTGGCTGTACTGCAGGGCAAGCATTCCACCTACGACACCGACCTCTTTTCTCCACTGCTTGATGCTATACACCAG AGCTGCAGGGTTCCCCCGTACTCTGGCCGCGTAGGGGCAGCGGATGAGGGACGAATAGACACAGCGTACCGAGTTGTAGCTGATCACATCCGCACGCTCAGTGTCTGCATTGCTGATGGCGTCTCCCCGGGGATGTCAGGCGCCCC GCTAGTTCTTCGTCGGATTCTCCGTCGAGCTGTGCGCTATTCCACAGAGGTCTTGCAGGCACCACCTGGCTTTCTGGGCAACCTGGTACCAGTGGTGGTGGCGACATTG GGAGCTGCTTACCCAGAACTTCAGAAGAACTCAGTCAAG ATAGCCAACCTGGTGTCAGAGGATGAGGCAGCCTTCCTGGCCTCCCTGCAGAGAGGCCGTCGGATCATTGATCGCACCGTTAAGCGCTTGGGCCCTTCTGATTTGTTCCCTG CCGAAGTGGCCTGGTCACTGTCACTGTCTGGGAATCTGGGGATCCCCCTGGACCTGGTGCAGCTAATGTTGGAGGAGAAGGGGGTGAAGCTGGACACTGCGGGCCTGGAGCAGCTAGCCCAGAAGGAAGCCCAG CACCGGgcccagcaggcagaggcagctcAGGAGGAGGGATTGTGTCTTGATGTCCACGCACTGGAGGAGCTGCACCGTCAAGGCATACCCACAACTGATGACAGCCCCAAATATAACTACTCTCTTCGCCCCAATGGGGATTATG AGTTTGGCCTCTGTGAGGCCCAGGTATTACAGCTGTATTCAGAGACTGGGACAGCTGTGGCCTCCGTGGGAGAAGGCCAGCGCTGTGGCCTCCTATTGGACAGAACCAACTTCTATGCTGAACAAGGGGGTCAGGCTTCGGACCGAGGCTACCTCATTCGTACAGGGCAGCAG GATGTGTTGTTCCCTGTGGCCCGGGCTCAGGTCTGTGGAGGCTTCATCCTGCATGAGGCCATGGCTCCCGAGTGCTTACAAGTCGGGGACCGAGTGCAGCTCTATGTGGATAAG GCCTGGCGAATGGGATGCATGGTGAAGCACACAGCCACCCACCTGCTGAACTGGGCACTTCGGCAGACGCTCGGACCAACCACCGAACAGCGGGGCTCCCATCTCAACCCGGAGCGGCTGCGCTTTGATGTGGCCACGCAG ACCCCACTGACCACAGAGCAGCTACGGACAGTAGAGAGCTACGTGCAGGAAGCTGTGGGGCAGGATAAGCCTGTATACATGGAGGAAGTGCCCCTGGCACACACTGCCCGTATCCCCGGCCTTCGCTCACTGGATGAG GTGTACCCAGACCCCGTTCGGGTCGTGTCAGTGGGGGTTCCTGTGGCCCAGGCACTGGCACCAGCCTCCCAAGCTGCACTGCAGACTTCGGTGGAGCTGTGCTGCGGGAC GCACCTGCTAAGTACTGGGGCTGTGGGAGACCTGGTGATTATTGGGGATCGCCAGCTGGTCAAAGGCATCACTCGCCTACTGGCCATCACCGGGGAGCAGGCCCAACAG GCCCGAGAGGTGGGCCAGAGCCTGTCGCAGGAGGTGGAAGTGGCAAGCGAACGGCTAAGTCGGGGCAGCCGGGACCTGCTGGAGGCTCACCGGCTATCTAAGGACATAGGACGTCTCATTGAG TTCACAGAGTCTGCTGTGATACCTCAGTGGCAGCGGCAGGAGCAGCAGACCACACTGAAGATGCTACAGCGCCGTGCCAACACCGCCATCCGGAAACTGGAGAAGAGCCAG CAACCTAGAGGGCCCTGTGACAGAATAGAAGAGCCAAGGCAGTCACAGAAGGCCACAGATGCAACCCAAGAAAGCAGCCGCACCAGGCAGAGCCCCGCCCACCACCTCTCCTCAGAACTGATGGCCTTTATGGAGAGAGCGAGCATGGGAGGGCGGGGGCTGTCAGGCTGGGTCTCAGTTCAGAAGTGGAATATCCAACTCCGGCCCCTCTGCTGCTCCTCGGCCCCACAGGCTACGGAGAAATCCCAGGAGCTGTTGAAACGGCACTCGGAGGGGCCTCTGATTGTGGACACTGTCTCCGCCCAGTCCCTCTCG GTGCTGGTAAAGGTCGTGCGGCAGCTGTGCAAACAGGCCCCCAGCATGTCCGTGCTGCTGCTCAGCCCCCAGCCCACTGGCAGTGTCCTGTGTGCCTGCCAGGTGGCCCAG GGTGCCACACCTACCTTCACAGCTGAGGCCTGGGCCCTAGCTGTGTGCAGCCACATGGGAGGCAAGGCTTGGGGCTCTCCAGTGATAGCCCAGGGTACTGGACACACTGCTGACCTGGAGGCTGCCCTCAGGACAGCCCGAGCTTATGCACTCAACCAGCTCTGA
- the Aars2 gene encoding alanine--tRNA ligase, mitochondrial isoform X2, with translation MAASVAAAAGRLRRAIGRSCPWQRFSTEPHPPHGAAVRDAFLSFFRDRHGHRLVPSASVRPRGDPSLLFVNAGMNQFKPIFLGTVDPRSEMAGFRRVANSQKCVRAGGRHNDLEDVGRDLSHHTFFEMLGNWAFGGEYFKKEACSMAWELLTQVYGIPEDRLWVSYFSGDSKTGLDPDLETRDIWLSLGVPASRVLSFGLQENFWEMGDTGPCGPCTEIHYDLAGGMGPPQLVELWNLVFMQHYREADGSLHLLPQQHVDTGMGLERLVAVLQGKHSTYDTDLFSPLLDAIHQSCRVPPYSGRVGAADEGRIDTAYRVVADHIRTLSVCIADGVSPGMSGAPLVLRRILRRAVRYSTEVLQAPPGFLGNLVPVVVATLGAAYPELQKNSVKIANLVSEDEAAFLASLQRGRRIIDRTVKRLGPSDLFPAEVAWSLSLSGNLGIPLDLVQLMLEEKGVKLDTAGLEQLAQKEAQHRAQQAEAAQEEGLCLDVHALEELHRQGIPTTDDSPKYNYSLRPNGDYEFGLCEAQVLQLYSETGTAVASVGEGQRCGLLLDRTNFYAEQGGQASDRGYLIRTGQQDVLFPVARAQVCGGFILHEAMAPECLQVGDRVQLYVDKAWRMGCMVKHTATHLLNWALRQTLGPTTEQRGSHLNPERLRFDVATQTPLTTEQLRTVESYVQEAVGQDKPVYMEEVPLAHTARIPGLRSLDEVYPDPVRVVSVGVPVAQALAPASQAALQTSVELCCGTHLLSTGAVGDLVIIGDRQLVKGITRLLAITGEQAQQAREVGQSLSQEVEVASERLSRGSRDLLEAHRLSKDIGRLIEFTESAVIPQWQRQEQQTTLKMLQRRANTAIRKLEKSQATEKSQELLKRHSEGPLIVDTVSAQSLSVLVKVVRQLCKQAPSMSVLLLSPQPTGSVLCACQVAQGATPTFTAEAWALAVCSHMGGKAWGSPVIAQGTGHTADLEAALRTARAYALNQL, from the exons ATGGCGGCGTCAGTGGCTGCTGCGGCCGGGAGGCTGCGGCGAGCCATTGGGAGGTCGTGCCCATGGCAGCGGTTCTCAACCGAGCCCCACCCACCCCACGGAGCGGCCGTGCGGGACGCCTTCCTGAGCTTCTTCCGAGATCGCCACGGCCACCGGCTCGTGCCCTCCGCTTCCGTGAGGCCGCGCGGCGACCCCAGCCTGCTTTTCGTCAACGCAGGCATGAACCAG TTCAAGCCCATCTTCCTGGGCACGGTGGATCCACGAAGCGAGATGGCAGGCTTCCGACGAGTAGCTAACAGCCAGAAATGTGTCAGGGCTGGAGGACGCCATAACGACCTGGAAGATGTGGGCCGTGATCTCTCTCATCATACTTTTTTTGAGATGCTTGGCAACTGGGCTTTTGGGGGTGAATATTTTAAG AAAGAAGCATGTAGCATGGCCTGGGAACTGCTGACTCAAGTCTATGGGATCCCTGAGGACAGGTTATGGGTCTCCTATTTCAGTGGTGACTCCAAGACAGGGTTGGACCCAGACCTGGAGACCAGAGACATCTGGCTCAGCTTGGG GGTACCTGCCAGCCGTGTGCTCTCGTTCGGACTGcaagagaacttctgggagatGGGAGACACCGGACCTTGTGGGCCTTGTACCGAGATCCATTACGATCTGGCTGGTGGAATGGGACCCCCCCAGCTGGTTGAGCTATGGAATCTGGTCTTCATGCAACACTACAG AGAGGCAGACGGAAGCCTGCATCTGCTGCCACAGCAACATGTGGACACAGGAATGGGCCTGGAAAGACTGGTGGCTGTACTGCAGGGCAAGCATTCCACCTACGACACCGACCTCTTTTCTCCACTGCTTGATGCTATACACCAG AGCTGCAGGGTTCCCCCGTACTCTGGCCGCGTAGGGGCAGCGGATGAGGGACGAATAGACACAGCGTACCGAGTTGTAGCTGATCACATCCGCACGCTCAGTGTCTGCATTGCTGATGGCGTCTCCCCGGGGATGTCAGGCGCCCC GCTAGTTCTTCGTCGGATTCTCCGTCGAGCTGTGCGCTATTCCACAGAGGTCTTGCAGGCACCACCTGGCTTTCTGGGCAACCTGGTACCAGTGGTGGTGGCGACATTG GGAGCTGCTTACCCAGAACTTCAGAAGAACTCAGTCAAG ATAGCCAACCTGGTGTCAGAGGATGAGGCAGCCTTCCTGGCCTCCCTGCAGAGAGGCCGTCGGATCATTGATCGCACCGTTAAGCGCTTGGGCCCTTCTGATTTGTTCCCTG CCGAAGTGGCCTGGTCACTGTCACTGTCTGGGAATCTGGGGATCCCCCTGGACCTGGTGCAGCTAATGTTGGAGGAGAAGGGGGTGAAGCTGGACACTGCGGGCCTGGAGCAGCTAGCCCAGAAGGAAGCCCAG CACCGGgcccagcaggcagaggcagctcAGGAGGAGGGATTGTGTCTTGATGTCCACGCACTGGAGGAGCTGCACCGTCAAGGCATACCCACAACTGATGACAGCCCCAAATATAACTACTCTCTTCGCCCCAATGGGGATTATG AGTTTGGCCTCTGTGAGGCCCAGGTATTACAGCTGTATTCAGAGACTGGGACAGCTGTGGCCTCCGTGGGAGAAGGCCAGCGCTGTGGCCTCCTATTGGACAGAACCAACTTCTATGCTGAACAAGGGGGTCAGGCTTCGGACCGAGGCTACCTCATTCGTACAGGGCAGCAG GATGTGTTGTTCCCTGTGGCCCGGGCTCAGGTCTGTGGAGGCTTCATCCTGCATGAGGCCATGGCTCCCGAGTGCTTACAAGTCGGGGACCGAGTGCAGCTCTATGTGGATAAG GCCTGGCGAATGGGATGCATGGTGAAGCACACAGCCACCCACCTGCTGAACTGGGCACTTCGGCAGACGCTCGGACCAACCACCGAACAGCGGGGCTCCCATCTCAACCCGGAGCGGCTGCGCTTTGATGTGGCCACGCAG ACCCCACTGACCACAGAGCAGCTACGGACAGTAGAGAGCTACGTGCAGGAAGCTGTGGGGCAGGATAAGCCTGTATACATGGAGGAAGTGCCCCTGGCACACACTGCCCGTATCCCCGGCCTTCGCTCACTGGATGAG GTGTACCCAGACCCCGTTCGGGTCGTGTCAGTGGGGGTTCCTGTGGCCCAGGCACTGGCACCAGCCTCCCAAGCTGCACTGCAGACTTCGGTGGAGCTGTGCTGCGGGAC GCACCTGCTAAGTACTGGGGCTGTGGGAGACCTGGTGATTATTGGGGATCGCCAGCTGGTCAAAGGCATCACTCGCCTACTGGCCATCACCGGGGAGCAGGCCCAACAG GCCCGAGAGGTGGGCCAGAGCCTGTCGCAGGAGGTGGAAGTGGCAAGCGAACGGCTAAGTCGGGGCAGCCGGGACCTGCTGGAGGCTCACCGGCTATCTAAGGACATAGGACGTCTCATTGAG TTCACAGAGTCTGCTGTGATACCTCAGTGGCAGCGGCAGGAGCAGCAGACCACACTGAAGATGCTACAGCGCCGTGCCAACACCGCCATCCGGAAACTGGAGAAGAGCCAG GCTACGGAGAAATCCCAGGAGCTGTTGAAACGGCACTCGGAGGGGCCTCTGATTGTGGACACTGTCTCCGCCCAGTCCCTCTCG GTGCTGGTAAAGGTCGTGCGGCAGCTGTGCAAACAGGCCCCCAGCATGTCCGTGCTGCTGCTCAGCCCCCAGCCCACTGGCAGTGTCCTGTGTGCCTGCCAGGTGGCCCAG GGTGCCACACCTACCTTCACAGCTGAGGCCTGGGCCCTAGCTGTGTGCAGCCACATGGGAGGCAAGGCTTGGGGCTCTCCAGTGATAGCCCAGGGTACTGGACACACTGCTGACCTGGAGGCTGCCCTCAGGACAGCCCGAGCTTATGCACTCAACCAGCTCTGA